One window from the genome of Polynucleobacter sp. MWH-Svant-W18 encodes:
- a CDS encoding PTS sugar transporter subunit IIA, with translation MNALTNLFTPDCIALENPAKSRSDAFAAAGNLFAKQVGIDANAVVEFLNAREDLGSTALGAGVAIPHGRVKGLKQPSAAFMRLKDPIDFAAPDGQPVSILIFLLVPEKATQQHLEILSSIAQLLSDADTREFLSTATDPAKVCEKLQHWGAAK, from the coding sequence ATGAATGCCCTGACCAATCTTTTTACCCCTGACTGCATTGCATTAGAGAATCCTGCCAAAAGCAGATCTGATGCATTTGCAGCAGCTGGGAACCTCTTTGCCAAACAAGTAGGTATCGATGCAAATGCTGTCGTTGAATTCCTCAATGCTCGTGAAGATTTAGGCTCTACCGCTCTCGGAGCTGGCGTAGCCATTCCTCATGGGCGTGTCAAAGGTTTAAAGCAGCCAAGCGCTGCTTTCATGAGACTAAAAGACCCCATTGATTTTGCCGCTCCAGATGGTCAGCCCGTCTCCATTTTGATCTTTTTGTTAGTTCCAGAAAAAGCGACTCAACAACATTTAGAAATTTTGTCTTCAATTGCTCAGTTATTGTCAGATGCCGACACGCGTGAATTTCTATCCACTGCTACGGATCCTGCAAAGGTATGTGAAAAACTACAGCACTGGGGTGCAGCAAAATGA
- the hprK gene encoding HPr(Ser) kinase/phosphatase, with amino-acid sequence MTQPLLLEGVTAQQIFDDNVADLKFSWIGGLEGADRTFPTEAVKAAAASSDLVGHLNLIHPSRIQIFGEQEVDYHAALEPKQRQEQIANLISKTPPCVIVADGKTADPDLQLFCQRSSTPLFTTSISAAEVIDHLRIYLTKIGAPQITMHGVFMDILGLGVLLTGDSGLGKSELGLELISRGHGLVADDAVDFARLGPDYIEGRCPVILRNLLEVRGLGLLDIRTIFGETAVRRKLKLRLIVQLVRRTDGEFERLPLEAQHIDVLGVPIRTVKIQVAAGRNLAVLVEAAVRNTILQLRGIDTLKEFIERQRQQMNAEADSVKSQGRLL; translated from the coding sequence ATGACACAGCCCTTACTCCTAGAGGGAGTAACTGCTCAGCAGATTTTTGATGACAACGTAGCCGATCTCAAATTTTCTTGGATTGGTGGATTAGAAGGGGCTGACCGCACCTTTCCAACAGAAGCAGTAAAAGCAGCTGCAGCCAGTTCAGATTTGGTTGGCCACTTAAACCTCATTCACCCGAGTCGCATACAAATTTTTGGTGAGCAAGAGGTGGATTACCACGCGGCACTAGAACCAAAACAAAGACAAGAACAAATTGCCAATTTGATTTCAAAAACGCCACCCTGCGTCATTGTGGCGGATGGTAAAACTGCAGATCCAGACCTTCAGCTTTTTTGCCAGCGCTCTTCTACTCCCTTATTTACAACGTCGATCTCCGCAGCAGAAGTGATTGATCATCTGCGTATCTACCTGACCAAAATTGGCGCACCCCAAATCACAATGCATGGGGTATTTATGGATATCTTAGGTTTGGGAGTCTTGCTTACCGGGGACTCTGGCTTGGGTAAGAGCGAGCTGGGTCTTGAATTGATTTCTCGCGGCCATGGTTTAGTAGCAGATGATGCGGTAGATTTTGCCCGTCTTGGTCCAGACTATATTGAAGGCCGCTGCCCTGTAATTTTGCGCAATCTGCTCGAAGTACGTGGCCTAGGGCTATTAGATATTCGCACTATCTTTGGTGAAACTGCAGTGCGTCGCAAACTGAAGCTCCGTTTAATTGTTCAACTGGTTCGCAGGACGGATGGAGAGTTTGAAAGACTGCCTCTTGAAGCTCAACATATTGATGTCTTAGGTGTACCCATTCGCACCGTGAAAATTCAAGTGGCGGCTGGTCGCAACTTAGCTGTTCTAGTTGAAGCAGCTGTTCGTAATACGATTTTGCAATTGCGCGGTATTGATACCCTAAAAGAATTTATAGAGCGTCAACGTCAGCAAATGAATGCAGAGGCTGACTCTGTCAAATCCCAAGGTCGACTCCTCTAA